AAGTTTTGCGGCTGATATCGCGCGTGGACTGCCAACCGCGTTGGTCATAGCCACGCAGAACGACATTGGGGCGGAGCTTCAGGAAACCCTCTCGACAGACACGCTGCGCCTCTATCTTTCCGATGACCCCATCGGCGCTGAACTCGGCGGTGCCCTTAAGAACGTCATCGCAATCGCGTGCGGTATTTGCATGGGCGCGGGCCTCGGCGAAAGCGCGCGCGCAGCCTTGATGACCCGTGGTATGGCCGAGATGCTGCGCATGGCTGTCGCGATGGGGGCCAAGCCGGAAACGCTTGCAGGCCTTGCAGGTTTCGGCGATCTGGCGCTCACCTGCACCTCAGAACAATCTCGTAATTTCGCCTTTGGTCTTTCGCTTGGTGGCAAAGGCCCAGCACCCACCGCCACCACAGAAGGTCGCCACACCGCACGCGCAATCGTAAAGCTGGCTGACGCACAAGGCGTGGATATGCCCATCGCCAAAATGGTCGCCGGGGTGGTAGAAGAGAAACTAACACTGGAACAGGCGCTATCTTTGCTTCTGTCCCGACCGCTGACAAAGGAATGGCCTTATGCTTATCGCCCTGATCTGCACCGATAAACCCGATCACCTTGACACCCGCAAAGCGAACCGCGACGCGCATGTCGCGTATCTTAAGGCGTCCGAATGCGTGAAGCAGGCAGGTCCATTTCTGGATTCCGGCGGGGATATGTATGGCTCTCTGATCGTGCTAGATCTCCCTGATATGGACGCAGCCCACGCATGGGCTGCTGCTGACCCATATGCGCAAGCTGGCCTGTTCTCCGAGGTGCGGTTGGAGCAGTGGAACAAGGTCATCGGCTGATGCGCTACTGGCTGTTCAAATCCGAGCCGTCCGTCTGGTCATGGGATGATCAGGTCGCCAAAGGCGACGCGGGCGAGGAATGGGACGGCGTGCGTAACTACCAAGCCCGCAACTTCATGCGGGATATGGCAGTGGGCGACCGCGGCTTTTTCTACCATTCGCAGAAGGAAAAGGCCGTTGTCGGCATCGTCGAAATTTGTGCCGAGGCCCATCCCGACAGCACCACTGATGATGACCGCTGGGACTGCGTTGACATCAAAGCCATAAAGCCGTTGTCCAAGCCGGTTACTTTGGACCAGATCAAAGGCGATGGACGGCTTGATGACATGGCACTCGTCAAGCAATCGCGCTTGTCGGTACAACCGGTGACAAAGGAAGAATGGCAAATCGTGTGTGATCTGGGCGGTCTCTAAGCTCAGCCCCCCATTTAGCCCTTCACCAACAGAATAACTGGGTGAATTCCAGCTGCGCTGCTATCGTGTGAACTCATTGATTGAAAGGGAACGTCCCATGGGGTTTTTAGCAGTCATTCTTGCGGCTTTCGCCGG
Above is a window of Litoreibacter janthinus DNA encoding:
- a CDS encoding NAD(P)H-dependent glycerol-3-phosphate dehydrogenase encodes the protein MSKITVAGAGAFGSALAIALDMAGRDVTLVGRAVEDFRISRDNPRLKGVPIPESITLSTDLNVTADDLLLLAVPMQAMSGYLEQWQPKPRAAIACSKGVDLATGRGPTAIIDDLLDAPSAILTGPSFAADIARGLPTALVIATQNDIGAELQETLSTDTLRLYLSDDPIGAELGGALKNVIAIACGICMGAGLGESARAALMTRGMAEMLRMAVAMGAKPETLAGLAGFGDLALTCTSEQSRNFAFGLSLGGKGPAPTATTEGRHTARAIVKLADAQGVDMPIAKMVAGVVEEKLTLEQALSLLLSRPLTKEWPYAYRPDLHR
- a CDS encoding YciI family protein, which produces MLIALICTDKPDHLDTRKANRDAHVAYLKASECVKQAGPFLDSGGDMYGSLIVLDLPDMDAAHAWAAADPYAQAGLFSEVRLEQWNKVIG
- a CDS encoding EVE domain-containing protein, whose product is MRYWLFKSEPSVWSWDDQVAKGDAGEEWDGVRNYQARNFMRDMAVGDRGFFYHSQKEKAVVGIVEICAEAHPDSTTDDDRWDCVDIKAIKPLSKPVTLDQIKGDGRLDDMALVKQSRLSVQPVTKEEWQIVCDLGGL